A region from the Aegilops tauschii subsp. strangulata cultivar AL8/78 chromosome 5, Aet v6.0, whole genome shotgun sequence genome encodes:
- the LOC109767814 gene encoding uncharacterized protein: MASGNLYISVIDDVVAKVRKDFDTDGVGDAVLNELQALWETKLMHCGAISGNIDRNRAPPAGASAGGATPPVHDLNVPYEATSEEYTTPTADMLFPPTPQQTPIQTPLPAGIDTGRWDYAPSPIGDMRNGMGMMNGADPETGRPSPFMQPPSPWMNQRPLGLDVNLAFAHDEEIRMMMQPQPLTTKDFLMMSSGKRKRDEYPSAASFVPQQDGCADQVAGGVDDDEPPLNEDDDDDDDDIDDDFDDTQHLVLAQFDKITRTKNRWRCTLKGGIMHLNGRDVLFNKASGEFEF; encoded by the coding sequence ATGGCCAGCGGCAACTTGTACATCTCCGTGATCGACGACGTCGTCGCCAAGGTTCGTAAGGACTTCGACACCGACGGCGTTGGCGATGCCGTCCTCAACGAGCTCCAGGCTCTCTGGGAGACGAAGTTGATGCACTGTGGCGCAATCTCAGGGAACATCGACCGCAACAGGGCTCCCCCCGCCGGAGCGTCCGCTGGCGGCGCGACTCCACCGGTGCACGACCTCAACGTGCCCTACGAGGCCACGTCCGAGGAGTACACCACCCCAACCGCCGACATGCTCTTCCCACCGACGCCGCAGCAGACCCCGATCCAGACGCCACTTCCAGCTGGGATTGATACGGGGCGGTGGGACTATGCCCCATCGCCGATCGGTGACATGAGAAACGGGATGGGGATGATGAATGGGGCTGATCCGGAAACTGGCCGCCCGAGCCCTTTCATGCAACCCCCATCGCCCTGGATGAATCAGAGACCACTGGGGCTTGATGTGAACCTTGCTTTTGCTCATGATGAGGAGATCCGGATGATGATGCAACCCCAGCCACTGACGACTAAGGATTTTCTCATGATGTCTTCTGGAAAACGGAAGAGGGATGAATATCCTTCAGCTGCTTCATTTGTGCCACAACAGGATGGATGTGCAGACCAGGTTGCGGGTGGTGTTGATGATGATGAACCTCCTCTCAATgaagatgacgacgacgacgatgacgacATTGATGATGACTTTGATGACACGCAGCACCTTGTCCTTGCACAGTTTGACAAAATAACAAGGACAAAGAATCGCTGGAGGTGCACTTTGAAGGGTGGAATCATGCATCTGAACGGCAGAGATGTTCTATTCAACAAGGCTTCAGGAGAGTTTGAGTTTTGA
- the LOC120965354 gene encoding uncharacterized protein gives MESSPSAHPATWTSPRLPRRPGPASSLSLALRSPPSVSLALSISVSLARYMSNRSSPCCHGHRSVPSSPASLAPDPSIPDACASFLLGSSEFRAKPSLFFQLTLTGVAPCSPTSSLDLELFPNAVPGLHLSSPPRTCAAASFNSSRRHLVRRIRCLSAPSPPGASSPAPAPISGHPRRQTPRPCSPAPPPLPVERAEEDDASFSAVDRASIVSASLPRIVDWLQHPSPRPSPAPLFPQPSGSYTDRANSPCSGYVAIVRIRSTTSVCLLMDSFFFLAGFQLQVPLIPVQVTQPSSSGSLMRTLVVTMFRFLMISSGTQLGRSGI, from the exons ATGGAGTCGTCGCCATCGGCGCACCCAGCCACCTGGACCTCGCCCCGTCTTCCTCGTCGACCAGGACCGGCCTCGTCCCTCTCTCTCGCCCTTCGTTCTCCTCCTTCTGTCTCTCTCGCGCTCTCAATTTCTGTCTCTCTCGCCAGGTACATGAGTAATAGGAGCTCACCCTGCTGCCATGGCCACCGTTCCGTGCCGTCGAGCCCCGCCTCCCTCGCGCCGGATCCATCCATCCCCGATGCCTGCGCCTCCTTCCTGCTCGGATCCAGCGAATTCCGAGCCAAGCCGTCGCTCTTCTTCCAGCTGACCCTCACTGGAGTCGCGCCATGTTCCCCTACGTCAAGCCTCGACCTTGAGCTCTTCCCCAACGCCGTTCCTGGCCTCCACCTCTCGTCGCCGCCG AGGACGTGCGCAGCCGCCTCCTTCAATTCGTCGCGCCGCCACCTAGTTCGCCGGATCCGCTGCCTGTCGGCCCCTTCTCCGCCTGGAGCTTCGTCTCCTGCACCCGCGCCCATATCCGGTCATCCCCGCCGCCAAACTCCGCGTCCCTGCagtcccgcgccgccgccgcttcctGTCGAGCGAGCAGAGGAGGATGATGCCTCGTTCAGCGCCGTTGACCGCGCGAGCATCGTCAGCGCCTCCCTGCCTCGCATCGTGGACTGGCTCCAGCACCCTTCGCCAAGGCCCAGCCCCGCGCCGCTTTTTCCTCAGCCCAGCGGCTCCTACACCGATCGGGCCAACAGCCCATG ttccggttatgttgcgattgtgaggattcgttcgactacgtccgtttgtcttctcatggactcgttcttcttcctagcgggttttcag ttgcaggtgccgttgataccagtgcaggtgacgcaaccgagctcaagtgggagtttgatgaggaccttggtcgttactatgtttcgtttcctgatgatcagtagtggtacccagttgggacgatcggggatctag
- the LOC109767811 gene encoding cyclin-D5-3, whose translation MTERHVDAWVPTRSDTKTPAVLVLGMLKWQMIAGTPFPYLSCFAARFRHDERKAIVLRTVNCIFASIKAMSSVEYQPSTMALVSILVARGGSEGRTGPNLEEELKVILGSSWQQLHTGHVYSCYSVMVQEEDRSVQSSREVASSGVSAAAPAGSPGTSVAMAVAANDNNAIATTSADNKRRRLHSPQRQ comes from the exons ATGACAGAGCGCCATGTGGACGCGTGGGTGCCGACCCGGTCA GACACGAAAACACCAgccgtcctcgtcctcggcaTGCTCAAGTGGCAGATGATCGCCGGTACCCCGTTCCCGTACCTGAGCTGCTTCGCGGCCAGGTTCCGGCACGACGAGCGCAAGGCCATCGTCCTGCGCACCGTCAATTGCATCTTTGCCTCCATCAAAG CGATGAGCTCGGTGGAGTACCAGCCGTCGACCATGGCGCTGGTGTCGATCCTGGTCGCGCGCGGCGGCAGTGAGGGGAGGACGGGCCCGAACCTAGAGGAGGAGCTCAAGGTGATCTTGGGCTCATCATGGCAGCAATTACACACC GGGCATGTGTATTCCTGCTACAGCGTGATGGTTCAAGAGGAGGACAGGTCCGTGCAGTCGAGCAGGGAGGTGGCTTCCTCCGGcgtctccgccgccgcccccgccgggaGCCCGGGCACCTCCGTCGCCATGGCCGTGGCCGCCAACGACAATAATGCCATTGCCACCACCTCGGCGGACAATAAGAGGAGAAGGCTGCATTCGCCTCAGCGCCAGTAG